The proteins below are encoded in one region of Coffea arabica cultivar ET-39 chromosome 4c, Coffea Arabica ET-39 HiFi, whole genome shotgun sequence:
- the LOC113739056 gene encoding zinc finger BED domain-containing protein RICESLEEPER 1-like: MLSSALYYRLAFGHLQLSDSNFRCCPSLEEWERVEKICGFLQVFYEATNAFSGSNYPTSNLYFSQVFKIQLKLSEECNSSDDFMRRIGSQMFVKFNKYWSEFNLLLAIAVVFDPRYKFQFIEFSYNKLYGTGSNELVKIRNALFDVYNEYVKTFNIPGASSSCSRGSNEVYSHGSKDQEDNQSFDVLEEFDQFDTFEFVSGAQKVNWNYLSKLARDILCVLVLTVASESAFSLGGRILDQFRSSLSPQIVEALVCIKD, encoded by the exons ATGCTGTCCAGTGCACTTTATTATCGCCTTGCATTTGGTCACTTACAACTAAGTGATTCAAATTTTCGATGCTGTCCATCTCTTGAAGAATGGGAAAGAGTTGAAAAAATTTGTGGCTTTCTTCAAGTTTTCTACGAGGCAACTAATGCTTTTTCAGGGTCCAATTATCCAACTAGTAACTTGTACTTTTCTCAAGTttttaaaattcaattgaaGCTGTCTGAGGAGTGCAATAGTTCAGATGATTTTATGAGGAGGATTGGTTCCCAAATGTTTGTGAAGTTTAATAAATATTGGTCCGAGTTCAATCTCTTGTTGGCAATTGCTGTGGTATTTGATCCTcggtataaatttcaatttattgaatttagttATAATAAGTTGTATGGCACGGGGTCTAATGAATTAGTCAAGATCAGAAATGCACTTTTTGATGTCTATAATGAGTATGTGAAGACTTTCAACATACCCGGTGCATCGTCTTCATGCTCTCGAGGTAGCAATGAAGTATATTCTCATGGATCCAAGGACCAAGAAGACAACCAATCATTTGATGTTTTAGAG GAATTTGATCAATTTGACACTTTTGAATTTGTCTCTGGTGCACAAAAAGTCAATTGGAATT atttgagtaaATTGGCAAGGGACATTCTATGTGTTCTAGTATTGACCGTTGCTTCTGAATCTGCATTTAGCCTTGGTGGtagaattttggatcaatttcgTAGTTCACTTTCACCCCAAATTGTTGAGGCTTTAGTTTGCATTAAGGACTAG